A genomic region of Glycine max cultivar Williams 82 chromosome 15, Glycine_max_v4.0, whole genome shotgun sequence contains the following coding sequences:
- the LOC100802836 gene encoding malonyl-CoA decarboxylase, mitochondrial isoform X1, producing MNKKALSILMRARMKPNDRTSLSLSPIPLTNATSQMQQQNSRQNGSPGDGNSAPNDSGNSEREFKRVRASMHSAISMSKTEVLDDVLNNFSEGYLNLSHENRRKLLLVLAREYDLNRSQVRELIKQYLGLEHPADKAQVSGSEDEGLFSSFYRIERNLRHALQPVYEVLFERLNTHPGGLRTLSILREDILSILAEENIASLRALDSYLMEKFITWLSPAALELHQITWDDPASLLEKIVAYEAVHPISNLLDLKRRLGIGRRCFGYLHPAIPGEPLIFIEVALLKDIAQTIQEVLWDNPPIPESEATCALFYSISSTQPGLAGINLGKFLIKRVVTQVKREMPHISTFATLSPIPGFISWLLSKLASQRLLAEGDNLSQPQAEGSSSTFYENILKPEEEEALMSLPKDIAAGENGMDVMFNLLTSTSYKWIHSPELLSALKSPLMRLCARYLLQEKKRGKALDSVANFHLQNGAMVERINWMADRSDKGLSQSGGIMVNYVYRLDHIEEYAQSYFNNGEIHTSSDLHRWVDATDRR from the exons atgaacaaaaaagctTTGTCCATTTTGATGCGCGCCAGAATGAAGCCCAACGATCGTACAagcctttctctctctcctattCCTCTAACA AACGCGACGAGTCAAATGCAGCAGCAGAATTCCCGCCAAAACGGATCGCCAGGTGATGGAAATTCAGCGCCAAATGACTCCGGCAACTCCGAGAG AGAGTTTAAGCGTGTCCGCGCTTCAATGCACTCTGCCATATCAATGAGCAAAACAGAAGTTCTAGATGACGTGCTTAATAACTTCTCGGAG GGTTATTTAAACCTTTCTCATGAAAACCGTCGCAAGTTGCTCCTTGTCCTTGCTAGAGAATATGATCTCAATAGGTCACAAGTGCGTGAACTGATAAAGCAGTACCTTGGACTTGAACATCCTGCTG ACAAAGCTCAAGTTAGTGGCTCTGAAGACGaaggtttgttttcttctttctatCGCATTGAGAGGAATTTGAGACATGCCCTCCAGCCGGTTTATGAAGTTCTCTTTGAGCGTCTCAACACTCATCCTGGAGGGTTGAGGACCTTATCCATTCTTCGAGAAGATATCCTATCTATTCTTGC AGAGGAGAATATTGCATCGCTGAGAGCATTGGATTCTTATTTaatggaaaaatttattacatggCTTAGTCCTGCTGCCTTAGAGCTTCACCAGATTACATGGGATGATCCTGCTTCTTTGCTGGAGAAAATTGTTGCTTATGAA GCTGTGCACCCTATTAGCAACCTTCTAGATCTTAAGAGAAGACTGGGAATTGGCCGTCGTTGTTTTGGATATTTACATCCCGCTATTCCTG GTGAACCCCTAATTTTCATTGAAGTTGCACTACTGAAGGATATTGCTCAGACTATACag GAAGTTTTGTGGGATAATCCTCCTATACCTGAAAGTGAGGCAACATGTGCCTTGTTCTACTCCATATCATCAACTCAG CCTGGCTTAGCGGGGATCAACTTGGGAAAATTTCTCATCAAACGGGTTGTAACACAGGTGAAAAGAGAGATGCCACATATTTCT ACCTTTGCAACCCTCAGTCCCATCCCGGGATTCATTTCATGGCTTTTATCCAAGTTAGCATCTCAAAGACTGCTTGCTGAGGGAGATAATTTGTCACAACCACAAGCAGAGGGATCCAGTTCCACTTTCTATGAGAATATACTTAAACCCGAGGAGGAAGAAGCACTTATGAGTTTACCTAA GGATATCGCTGCAGGAGAAAATGGAATGGATGTGATGTTCAACTTGCTTACTTCTACATCCTATAAGTGGATCCATTCACCAGAACTTCTGTCAGCATTAAAATCCCCTTTGATGCGTTTATGTGCCAG GTACCTTCtgcaagagaagaaaagaggaaaggCTTTGGACTCTGTAGCAAATTTTCACTTGCAAAATGGAGCG ATGGTTGAAAGAATAAACTGGATGGCAGATCGTTCAGATAAAGGTCTTTCTCAAAGTGGAGGGATCATGGTGAACTACGTGTATAG GTTGGATCACATAGAAGAATACGCCCAATCATACTTCAACAATGGTGAAATTCATACCTCAAGTGATCTCCATCGCTGGGTTGATGCAA CTGATAGAAGATAA
- the LOC100804238 gene encoding uncharacterized protein LOC100804238 (The RefSeq protein has 1 substitution compared to this genomic sequence) — MAALISKRILRCSSWSLHSLGRCYFDSPSAGFASIYKPRDVCSSLSGERMLPADRSLVRSMVRQFSTSILTPGADDSAFPSDLLSKKTLATSERTIGLCQDLLIPVTNFHNEDKGYMVFPGDVFDLPIRKDIIHRVVRWQLAKRQQGTHSTKTISEVSGTGRKPWNQKGTGRARHGSLRGPQFRGGATMHGPKPRSHAFKVNKKVRCLGLKIALSARAAEGKLLVFEDLEVPTHKTKNIVNYYNQMEDTKKLLLVDGTIDEKLKLSTQNLHYVNVLPSIGLNVYSILLHDTLVMSRAAVTKIVERMHTPINR, encoded by the exons ATGGCAGCGTTGATTTCCAAAAGAATCCTACGTTGTTCTTCTTGGTCATTGCATTCACTAGGACGATGTTACTTTGATTCACCTAGTGCTGGGTTTGCCTCTATTTATAAACCTCGTG ATGTATGCAGCAGTTTATCTGGGGAGAGAATGTTGCCTGCAGATCGTTCTTTG GTCAGGTCTATGGTCCGACAGTTTTCTACTTCTATTTTAACTCCTGGAGCTGATGATAGTGCATTTCCATCTGATTTATTGTCCAAAAAGACTCTGGCAACATCTGAGCGTACTATAG GGCTTTGCCAGGATCTTTTAATTCCAGTTACCAACTTTCATAATGAAGACAAGGGCTATATGGTTTTTCCTGGAGATGTTTTTGATTTACCTATTCGGAAGGACATTATTCATCGTGTTGTTAGGTGGCAGCTTGCAAAACGACAACAG GGGACTCACTCAACAAAAACTATCAGTGAGGTCAGTGGGACTGGGAGAAAGCCTTGGAATCAAAAGGGAACTGGTAGAGCAAGGCATGGTTCATTGCGTGGGCCTCAG TTCAGGGGTGGTGCCACCATGCATGGCCCTAAGCCCCGAAGCCATGCTTTCAAAGTCAATAAGAAGGTTCGGCGTCTAGGGCTGAAGATTGCTTTGTCAGCTCGTGCAGCAGAAGGAAAG CTTCTTGTGTTTGAGGATCTGGAGGTTCCCACACATAAAACCAAGAACATTGTGAATTATTACAATCAAATGGAGGATACCAAGAAACTGCTGCTTGTAGATGGCACTATAgatgaaaagttaaaattatctaCGCAAAATCTACACTATGTTAACGTACTTCCCTCAATT GGCTTGAATGTCTACAGCATTTTGCTGCATGATACACTGGTGATGTCCCGAGCTGCTGTGACCAAAATTGTTGAGCGCATGCATACCCCAATAAATCGTTGA
- the LOC100802836 gene encoding malonyl-CoA decarboxylase, mitochondrial isoform X2 produces MNKKALSILMRARMKPNDRTSLSLSPIPLTNATSQMQQQNSRQNGSPGDGNSAPNDSGNSEREFKRVRASMHSAISMSKTEVLDDVLNNFSEGYLNLSHENRRKLLLVLAREYDLNRSQVRELIKQYLGLEHPADKAQVSGSEDEGLFSSFYRIERNLRHALQPVYEVLFERLNTHPGGLRTLSILREDILSILAEENIASLRALDSYLMEKFITWLSPAALELHQITWDDPASLLEKIVAYEAVHPISNLLDLKRRLGIGRRCFGYLHPAIPGEPLIFIEVALLKDIAQTIQEVLWDNPPIPESEATCALFYSISSTQPGLAGINLGKFLIKRVVTQVKREMPHISTFATLSPIPGFISWLLSKLASQRLLAEGDNLSQPQAEGSSSTFYENILKPEEEEALMSLPKDIAAGENGMDVMFNLLTSTSYKWIHSPELLSALKSPLMRLCARYLLQEKKRGKALDSVANFHLQNGAMVERINWMADRSDKGLSQSGGIMVNYVYRLDHIEEYAQSYFNNGEIHTSSDLHRWVDATDTA; encoded by the exons atgaacaaaaaagctTTGTCCATTTTGATGCGCGCCAGAATGAAGCCCAACGATCGTACAagcctttctctctctcctattCCTCTAACA AACGCGACGAGTCAAATGCAGCAGCAGAATTCCCGCCAAAACGGATCGCCAGGTGATGGAAATTCAGCGCCAAATGACTCCGGCAACTCCGAGAG AGAGTTTAAGCGTGTCCGCGCTTCAATGCACTCTGCCATATCAATGAGCAAAACAGAAGTTCTAGATGACGTGCTTAATAACTTCTCGGAG GGTTATTTAAACCTTTCTCATGAAAACCGTCGCAAGTTGCTCCTTGTCCTTGCTAGAGAATATGATCTCAATAGGTCACAAGTGCGTGAACTGATAAAGCAGTACCTTGGACTTGAACATCCTGCTG ACAAAGCTCAAGTTAGTGGCTCTGAAGACGaaggtttgttttcttctttctatCGCATTGAGAGGAATTTGAGACATGCCCTCCAGCCGGTTTATGAAGTTCTCTTTGAGCGTCTCAACACTCATCCTGGAGGGTTGAGGACCTTATCCATTCTTCGAGAAGATATCCTATCTATTCTTGC AGAGGAGAATATTGCATCGCTGAGAGCATTGGATTCTTATTTaatggaaaaatttattacatggCTTAGTCCTGCTGCCTTAGAGCTTCACCAGATTACATGGGATGATCCTGCTTCTTTGCTGGAGAAAATTGTTGCTTATGAA GCTGTGCACCCTATTAGCAACCTTCTAGATCTTAAGAGAAGACTGGGAATTGGCCGTCGTTGTTTTGGATATTTACATCCCGCTATTCCTG GTGAACCCCTAATTTTCATTGAAGTTGCACTACTGAAGGATATTGCTCAGACTATACag GAAGTTTTGTGGGATAATCCTCCTATACCTGAAAGTGAGGCAACATGTGCCTTGTTCTACTCCATATCATCAACTCAG CCTGGCTTAGCGGGGATCAACTTGGGAAAATTTCTCATCAAACGGGTTGTAACACAGGTGAAAAGAGAGATGCCACATATTTCT ACCTTTGCAACCCTCAGTCCCATCCCGGGATTCATTTCATGGCTTTTATCCAAGTTAGCATCTCAAAGACTGCTTGCTGAGGGAGATAATTTGTCACAACCACAAGCAGAGGGATCCAGTTCCACTTTCTATGAGAATATACTTAAACCCGAGGAGGAAGAAGCACTTATGAGTTTACCTAA GGATATCGCTGCAGGAGAAAATGGAATGGATGTGATGTTCAACTTGCTTACTTCTACATCCTATAAGTGGATCCATTCACCAGAACTTCTGTCAGCATTAAAATCCCCTTTGATGCGTTTATGTGCCAG GTACCTTCtgcaagagaagaaaagaggaaaggCTTTGGACTCTGTAGCAAATTTTCACTTGCAAAATGGAGCG ATGGTTGAAAGAATAAACTGGATGGCAGATCGTTCAGATAAAGGTCTTTCTCAAAGTGGAGGGATCATGGTGAACTACGTGTATAG GTTGGATCACATAGAAGAATACGCCCAATCATACTTCAACAATGGTGAAATTCATACCTCAAGTGATCTCCATCGCTGGGTTGATGCAACAGATACTGCTTAG
- the LOC100803711 gene encoding protein STRUBBELIG-RECEPTOR FAMILY 8, which produces MARARFPLSILLSLVFVALPLSLANTDPSDVQALEVMYNALNSPTQLTGWKIGGGDPCGESWKGVTCEGSAVVSIKLSGLGLDGTLGYLLSDLMSLRELDLSDNKIHDTIPYQLPPNLTSLNFARNNLSGNLPYSISAMVSLNYLNLSNNALSMTVGDIFASLQDLGTLDLSFNNFSGDLPPSFVALANLSSLFLQKNQLTGSLGVLVGLPLDTLNVANNNFSGWIPHELSSIRNFIYDGNSFENSPAPLPPAFTSPPPNGPHGRHHSGSGSHNKTQVSDNEKSDGHKGLTVGAVVGIVLGSVLVAAIVLLALVFCIRKQKGKKGARNFSGSLPRGVINVTPQMQEQRVKSAAVVTDLKPRPAENVTVERVAVKSGSVKQMKSPITSTLYTVASLQSATNSFSQEFIIGEGSLGRVYKADFPNGKVMAIKKIDNSALSLQEEDNFLEAVSNMSRLRHPSIVTLAGYCAEHGQRLLVYEYIANGNLHDMLHFAEDSSKALSWNARVRIALGTARALEYLHEVCLPSVVHRNFKSANILLDEELNPHLSDCGLAALTPNTERQVSTQMVGSFGYSAPEFALSGVYTVKSDVYSFGVVMLELLTGRKPLDSLRVRSEQSLVRWATPQLHDIDALAKMVDPTLNGMYPAKSLSRFADIIALCVQPEPEFRPPMSEVVQALVRLVQRASVVKRRPSEESGFGHKTPDHEAMDMPF; this is translated from the exons ATGGCTCGTGCCCGTTTCCCTCTTTCAATCCTTCTCTCTCTGGTCTTCGTTGCTCTTCCTCTTTCCCTCGCCAACACTGACCCTTCTGATG TTCAAGCTCTTGAGGTCATGTACAATGCGTTGAATAGTCCAACTCAGCTAACGGGTTGGAAAATCGGTGGTGGTGATCCATGTGGAGAGTCATGGAAAGGGGTAACGTGTGAGGGATCAGCCGTTGTTTCCAT TAAACTCTCAGGTTTAGGACTCGATGGGACTCTGGGGTACCTGCTTTCGGACCTTATGTCACTCAGAGAGCT tGACTTAAGTGATAACAAGATCCATGATACAATTCCCTACCAGTTGCCACCGAATCTTACGAGCCT GAATTTTGCAAGAAATAATTTATCTGGAAATCTTCCTTATTCCATTTCTGCCATGGTTTCACTCAAttattt GAATTTAAGCAATAATGCACTCTCCATGACAGTTGGCGATATTTTTGCTAGTCTTCAAGATCTTGGTACCCT GGATCTATCTTTCAATAACTTTTCTGGGGATCTTCCTCCTTCATTTGTTGCATTGGCCAATCTTTCTTCTCT TTTCTTGCAGAAGAACCAGTTGACTGGGTCTCTTGGTGTTCTCGTTGGTTTGCCTTTGGATACTTT AAATGTTGCAAACAATAATTTCAGTGGATGGATACCCCATGAGCTTAGTTCCATCCGTAATTTCAT ATATGATGGAAATTCATTTGAGAACAGTCCTGCTCCTCTTCCGCCAGCATTTACTTCACCTCCTCCCAATGGACCTCATGGTCGTCATCATTCTGGATCTGGTTCACATAATAAAACACAAGTTTCTGATAATGAAAAATCTGATGGCCATAAGGGTTTGACAGTGGGGGCTGTCGTAGGCATTGTTTTAGGTTCAGTGCTGGTGGCTGCCATTGTGCTCCTTGCTCTTGTTTTCTGTATCCgaaagcaaaaggggaaaaaGGGTGCAAGAAATTTTAGTGGGAGCCTTCCTCGTGGAGTTATTAACG TAACTCCTCAGATGCAAGAGCAGAGGGTAAAAAGTGCTGCTGTTGTTACAGATCTCAAGCCTCGTCCTGCAGAAAATGTGACAGTTGAGAGGGTAGCTGTAAAAAGTGGATCTGTAAAGCAGATGAAGTCCCCTATAACTTCCACATTATACACAGTTGCTTCTCTCCAAAGTGCAACAAATAGCTTTAGTCAAGAATTTATTATTGGTGAAGGTTCTCTTGGCCGAGTTTACAAGGCTGATTTCCCAAATGGGAAG GTAATGGCTATTAAGAAGATCGACAACTCAGCTCTGTCATTACAGGAGGAAGACAATTTTCTTGAAGCTGTTTCTAATATGTCACGCTTGCGGCACCCAAGCATTGTGACATTGGCTGGATATTGTGCAGAGCATGGCCAACGACTTCTAGTTTATGAGTATATAGCAAATGGAAATCTGCATGACATGCTCCATTTTGCTGAAGATAGCAGCAAGGCATTGTCTTGGAATGCCCGTGTACGCATAGCACTTGGCACAGCCCGGGCTTTAGA GTACCTGCATGAAGTGTGCTTGCCTTCTGTTGTACATAGAAATTTCAAATCTGCAAATATATTACTCGATGAGGAGCTCAATCCTCACCTGTCTGACTGCGGTTTAGCTGCTTTGACACCAAACACTGAGCGACAG GTATCAACTCAGATGGTCGGTTCATTCGGTTATAGTGCTCCTGAGTTTGCATTATCAGGAGTATACACTGTAAAAAGTGATGTTTACAGCTTTGGGGTGGTTATGCTGGAACTATTGACTGGTCGGAAGCCACTTGACAG TTTGCGGGTTCGATCGGAGCAGTCACTTGTGAGGTGGGCTACACCCCAACTCCATGATATAGATGCCTTGGCCAAAATGGTTGATCCTACTTTGAACGGCATGTATCCTGCAAAGTCACTGTCACGCTTTGCTGATATCATTGCCCTCTGTGTTCAG CCGGAACCCGAATTTCGACCTCCGATGTCTGAGGTGGTGCAAGCATTGGTTCGGTTAGTGCAAAGAGCAAGTGTGGTTAAAAGACGACCCAGTGAAGAATCTGGTTTTGGTCACAAGACCCCAGACCATGAGGCCATGGACATGCCATTTTAA
- the LOC100804238 gene encoding uncharacterized protein isoform X1 encodes MAALISKRILRCSSWSLHSLGRCYFDSPSAGFASIYKPRDVCSSLSGERMLPADRSLVRSMVRQFSTSILTPGADDSAFPSDLLSKKTLATSERTIGNLDGGLCQDLLIPVTNFHNEDKGYMVFPGDVFDLPIRKDIIHRVVRWQLAKRQQGTHSTKTISEVSGTGRKPWNQKGTGRARHGSLRGPQFRGGATMHGPKPRSHAFKVNKKVRRLGLKIALSARAAEGKLLVFEDLEVPTHKTKNIVNYYNQMEDTKKLLLVDGTIDEKLKLSTQNLHYVNVLPSIGLNVYSILLHDTLVMSRAAVTKIVERMHTPINR; translated from the exons ATGGCAGCGTTGATTTCCAAAAGAATCCTACGTTGTTCTTCTTGGTCATTGCATTCACTAGGACGATGTTACTTTGATTCACCTAGTGCTGGGTTTGCCTCTATTTATAAACCTCGTG ATGTATGCAGCAGTTTATCTGGGGAGAGAATGTTGCCTGCAGATCGTTCTTTG GTCAGGTCTATGGTCCGACAGTTTTCTACTTCTATTTTAACTCCTGGAGCTGATGATAGTGCATTTCCATCTGATTTATTGTCCAAAAAGACTCTGGCAACATCTGAGCGTACTATAG GAAATCTAGATGGAG GGCTTTGCCAGGATCTTTTAATTCCAGTTACCAACTTTCATAATGAAGACAAGGGCTATATGGTTTTTCCTGGAGATGTTTTTGATTTACCTATTCGGAAGGACATTATTCATCGTGTTGTTAGGTGGCAGCTTGCAAAACGACAACAG GGGACTCACTCAACAAAAACTATCAGTGAGGTCAGTGGGACTGGGAGAAAGCCTTGGAATCAAAAGGGAACTGGTAGAGCAAGGCATGGTTCATTGCGTGGGCCTCAG TTCAGGGGTGGTGCCACCATGCATGGCCCTAAGCCCCGAAGCCATGCTTTCAAAGTCAATAAGAAGGTTCGGCGTCTAGGGCTGAAGATTGCTTTGTCAGCTCGTGCAGCAGAAGGAAAG CTTCTTGTGTTTGAGGATCTGGAGGTTCCCACACATAAAACCAAGAACATTGTGAATTATTACAATCAAATGGAGGATACCAAGAAACTGCTGCTTGTAGATGGCACTATAgatgaaaagttaaaattatctaCGCAAAATCTACACTATGTTAACGTACTTCCCTCAATT GGCTTGAATGTCTACAGCATTTTGCTGCATGATACACTGGTGATGTCCCGAGCTGCTGTGACCAAAATTGTTGAGCGCATGCATACCCCAATAAATCGTTGA
- the LOC100803175 gene encoding Chaperonin-like RBCX protein 1, chloroplastic-like (The RefSeq protein has 2 substitutions compared to this genomic sequence) produces MESCATLPLSQLPYVYPSTLSSNKAYPFWPCKRRSSSQPTRLHCSKMFVPGFGEASPEAKAAQNLHNFFTFVAVKIVAAQLESYNHEAYEEPMEFLSRHSLNDGDKFCASMFRESSRHKNLALRIMEVRSAYCKNDFEWDNMKRLAFKMVTESNTRLMTEYVLETSHVGTEK; encoded by the exons ATGGAATCCTGTGCAACTCTTCCACTTTCTCAGCTTCCTTATGTCTACCCTTCAACACTTAGCAGCAACAAAGCTTATCCTTTTTGGCCTTGCAAGCGAAGGAGCTCATCACAACCAACACGCTTACACTGCAGCAAGATGTTTGTACCTG GATTTGGAGAAGCATCACCAGAAGCAAAGGCTGCTCAAAACCTCCACAATTTCTTCACCTTCGTTGCAGTGAAGATTGTTGCTGCTCAACTTGag AGCTACAATCATGAAGCATATGAGGAGCTGATGGAATTCTTGAGTAGACACTCGTTGAATGATGGTGACAAGTTCTGTGCCAGCATGTTCAGAGAATCATCAAGACATAAGAATTTGG CCCTACGCATAATGGAG GTTCGATCAGCATACtgcaaaaatgattttgaatgggACAACATGAAGCGTCTAGCTTTTAAG ATGGTCACTGAATCTAACACGAGGCTCATGACGGAATATGTCTTAGAAACCAGTCATGTTGAAACCGAGAAGTGA